A genomic window from Chanodichthys erythropterus isolate Z2021 chromosome 1, ASM2448905v1, whole genome shotgun sequence includes:
- the smtnl1 gene encoding smoothelin-like 1 isoform X1, producing MEENMAVTAETQVMNEQDAKHTDPQEPECVRADSEPGGGADTTEGGANEDIKENQEAGANDSEACEHEGGATETVSTVEKEKDITEHEDGEQEKETEVNKNKEREVQEGGKESNKVKENESCEKGQLEEKHNEEEKKTEEAEDKTKTKEDERDTKKKKETKDDVKNKPESLGRKSGAGPSSAVRAPARSSVGSRSARPSTRRDAMAKFQKDQTPGVRNFKVQRTSIGTAGGASIQQKILSWCRNKTQKYEGVCIENFSSSWSDGLAFCALVHRFFSSAFDFSSLKASEREKNFTLAFSTAESLADCCPLLEVSDMVLMGKKPDPRCVFTYVQALCHHLSKIEKERREKESTEKSTSAEEDPGASEANDGETDESQQNEETEENGSDPDMKTEQETDQNENVINVVDEKLNG from the exons ATGGAGGAGAATATGGCAGTGACCGCTGAGACACAGGTGATGAACGAGCAG GATGCCAAACACACGGATCCGCAGGAGCCAGAGTGTGTCAGAGCTGACTCAGAGCCAGGAGGCGGAGCTGACACGACAGAGGGCGGAGCTAATGAGGACATCAAAGAGAACCAGGAAGCTGGAGCCAATGACAGTGAGGCATGTGAGCACGAGGGCGGAGCCACAGAGACCGTCAGCACAGTGGAGAAAGAGAAGGACATCACAGAACATGAAGATGGAGAACAAGAAAAAGAGACAGAggtgaataaaaataaagagagGGAGGTGCAAGAAGGAGGAAAGGAGAGCAATAAGGTGAAAGAGAATGAATcctgtgaaaaaggacaacttGAGGAAAAGCACAATGAAGAGGAGAAGAAGACAGAAGAAGCTGAAGACAAAACTAAAACGAAGGAAGATGAACGCgatacaaaaaagaaaaaagagaccAAAGATGATGTCAAGAACAAACCAGAAAGCCTAGGAAGAAAGAGTGGAGCAGGTCCGTCCTCTGCTGTCAGAGCTCCCGCGAGATCATCCGTCGGTTCTCGATCTGCTCGACCCTCGACCCGAAGAGACGCCATGGCCAAGTTTCAGAAGGACCA GACTCCAGGTGTCCGAAACTTTAAAGTTCAGCGGACATCTATAGGCACGGCAGGTGGAGCGTCAATCCAACAGAAAATTCTCAGCTGGTGCAGGAATAAAACACAGAAATATGAG GGTGTCTGCATAGAAAACTTCTCTTCCTCCTGGAGCGACGGCCTGGCTTTCTGTGCACTCGTTCATCGCTTCTTTTCCTCTGCTTTTGACTTCTCCTCCCTCAAAGCCAGCGAACGAGAGAAGAACTTCACGCTGGCCTTCAGTACGGCAGA ATCTCTTGCTGACTGCTGCCCCCTTCTGGAAGTGTCTGATATGGTACTGATGGGCAAAAAGCCAGACCCTCGGTGTGTTTTCACCTATGTACAGGCTCTCTGTCATCACCTCTCAAAGATAGAGAAGGAGCGGAGGGAGAAAGAGAGCACAGAGAAGAGCACGAGCGCAGAAGAAGATCCAGGGGCTTCTGAAGCCAACGACGGAGAGACGGACGAGAGTCAACAAAACGAGGAGACGGAGGAAAACGGATCAGATCCTGACATGAAGACAGAACAAGAGACAGATCagaatgaaaatgttataaatgttgTGGATGAGAAACTGAATGGATGA
- the smtnl1 gene encoding smoothelin-like 1 isoform X2, whose protein sequence is MEENMAVTAETQDAKHTDPQEPECVRADSEPGGGADTTEGGANEDIKENQEAGANDSEACEHEGGATETVSTVEKEKDITEHEDGEQEKETEVNKNKEREVQEGGKESNKVKENESCEKGQLEEKHNEEEKKTEEAEDKTKTKEDERDTKKKKETKDDVKNKPESLGRKSGAGPSSAVRAPARSSVGSRSARPSTRRDAMAKFQKDQTPGVRNFKVQRTSIGTAGGASIQQKILSWCRNKTQKYEGVCIENFSSSWSDGLAFCALVHRFFSSAFDFSSLKASEREKNFTLAFSTAESLADCCPLLEVSDMVLMGKKPDPRCVFTYVQALCHHLSKIEKERREKESTEKSTSAEEDPGASEANDGETDESQQNEETEENGSDPDMKTEQETDQNENVINVVDEKLNG, encoded by the exons ATGGAGGAGAATATGGCAGTGACCGCTGAGACACAG GATGCCAAACACACGGATCCGCAGGAGCCAGAGTGTGTCAGAGCTGACTCAGAGCCAGGAGGCGGAGCTGACACGACAGAGGGCGGAGCTAATGAGGACATCAAAGAGAACCAGGAAGCTGGAGCCAATGACAGTGAGGCATGTGAGCACGAGGGCGGAGCCACAGAGACCGTCAGCACAGTGGAGAAAGAGAAGGACATCACAGAACATGAAGATGGAGAACAAGAAAAAGAGACAGAggtgaataaaaataaagagagGGAGGTGCAAGAAGGAGGAAAGGAGAGCAATAAGGTGAAAGAGAATGAATcctgtgaaaaaggacaacttGAGGAAAAGCACAATGAAGAGGAGAAGAAGACAGAAGAAGCTGAAGACAAAACTAAAACGAAGGAAGATGAACGCgatacaaaaaagaaaaaagagaccAAAGATGATGTCAAGAACAAACCAGAAAGCCTAGGAAGAAAGAGTGGAGCAGGTCCGTCCTCTGCTGTCAGAGCTCCCGCGAGATCATCCGTCGGTTCTCGATCTGCTCGACCCTCGACCCGAAGAGACGCCATGGCCAAGTTTCAGAAGGACCA GACTCCAGGTGTCCGAAACTTTAAAGTTCAGCGGACATCTATAGGCACGGCAGGTGGAGCGTCAATCCAACAGAAAATTCTCAGCTGGTGCAGGAATAAAACACAGAAATATGAG GGTGTCTGCATAGAAAACTTCTCTTCCTCCTGGAGCGACGGCCTGGCTTTCTGTGCACTCGTTCATCGCTTCTTTTCCTCTGCTTTTGACTTCTCCTCCCTCAAAGCCAGCGAACGAGAGAAGAACTTCACGCTGGCCTTCAGTACGGCAGA ATCTCTTGCTGACTGCTGCCCCCTTCTGGAAGTGTCTGATATGGTACTGATGGGCAAAAAGCCAGACCCTCGGTGTGTTTTCACCTATGTACAGGCTCTCTGTCATCACCTCTCAAAGATAGAGAAGGAGCGGAGGGAGAAAGAGAGCACAGAGAAGAGCACGAGCGCAGAAGAAGATCCAGGGGCTTCTGAAGCCAACGACGGAGAGACGGACGAGAGTCAACAAAACGAGGAGACGGAGGAAAACGGATCAGATCCTGACATGAAGACAGAACAAGAGACAGATCagaatgaaaatgttataaatgttgTGGATGAGAAACTGAATGGATGA